DNA sequence from the Micromonas commoda chromosome 7, complete sequence genome:
ggtttaccgtccctcctcgcctccgcctcctccctcacGAAATCCCTGACCATCTCCAGCGACAGCTCGTGCGCGATGAGCCGCCGGTTGGTCGCGTGTCCGAACGCCACCGACACCAGCGTCGGGAACAGCACCGCGATCTTCTCCGGCGAGCTGTAGTACTCAAAGGGCAAATCCGGCAGTCGCTGCATGAGCGTGGGCGCCCTGCCCCAGCACAGCATGTCCTGGTTCGCCGGGCACAGCAGCGCGAACGCCCCGATGAACAGCACCGTCTGGTCCAGCAGATCTTCGAGCtcccccgcggtggcgcgggcgTTATCGCTCCTCCCCTCGCCCGGCGCATCCGTCGACGACTTGCCCGATTTTCTCCTCTTCTCCGCCTCTGCtccgttggcgacggcgctgtcCCATTCGCTCGCGCACAGCGCCAAGATGAAGGACAGCAGGTGGTGCGTTTCCACGCGAAGATCCGGGGACGACAGCGCGTCCTGCGCCACCTCAGGTCCGaacctcgcggtggcgttgaGCAGCCGGAGCACCGAGCTGGCAACGCCGACAAAGTTGGGGGGCagggccctcgccgccgccgcgggatcctGGAGCACGGGGATCCTCAACGTCGCCTCCGTCTGAAGCAGCACGCTGGTGAGCAGCGAGGGTAGACCCGCCAACGCCGtctccctcagcgccgcgatgagAGACCCCGCGGGTGACTCGCAGTCGGTGAcgatcgacgtcgccggcttcgccgccgcgccgctcgaggaACGAATTCCAGCCGCGTGGTCCTCGCccagctcggcgcccggcgcggggacgcgcgcgtcgagcaacGCCTCGAGCATCCTGAGCCCTGCGATGATCGCCGGGGGCACGGGCTCGACGTCCTGCTTCGGCCTGTCGTGCAGCGCGAagagcgaggcgagcgcgtccaccgcgccggacgcgacgaggagctcgacgaaatcggctcgcatcgcgcgagacctcgcgcacgcctccctcttcgccttggcgttTTCCTTGGATCCCCCCGGCGGCaacccctcggcacccccctcggcacccccctcggcacgccggtcctcctccccgaccccggcgtcgtccccaaCCGCGGGCAGGAGGAACGCGCTCGGGCCCTTGACCACGCGCGTGACGACGTGGATcagcggctcgagcgcggcggtgggcgggggtacgccgccccccgcgccgggcgtcgcctcagccgcagcagccgggtccccgacgagcccgagacCCGCGATGAGGTGGGGAACGAGCGGCGCCACGAGGTTCTCCACCAGTAagtgctccgcggcgaggggagaGTTGGCCGTGGCGGCGTCTAGCGCGACGGCTAAAGAGACGCaagtcaccgccgccgcgggcgacgccacgAAACCGCCCCCGGTGGctgacgcggcgagggactcggcgagagcctcggctaacgcgcgcacgaggccgccggtgaccgccgcggcgagcgcggcggcggctgcggcggcgccgggcggcgcctTGGAGTTTTCCtcgcaccccgccgccgccgccgccgcgccagcctcggcgagagcCACGGCGACCTCCTTGTGCGCGACGGACATCGCATCCTGCTTGCGcttggccaccgcggacgtcaGCGACACCAGCCTGGGcttggccgcctcgacgcacgcgggcAAGGGCGCGCACCCAACCTCGCGGTTGCACTCCGGAACAACCCCGGACGAacgaacgtcgtcgtcgcgaaccCAAGCCACCGGTCCGCTCGCGTTGGCCAGCCGAAGGCGCAGCTTCTTGGCCCGCTTGCGCATGGCCCGGTGCCtgtccgcgagggcggcggctcggcgctccagcgccgcctccgccgccgccgccgcctgcgagGGCTTGGACGGGgactccggcgccgcgagcctgcCGGGGGACGCCGGGGATTCGTAGCACAGCCTCGTCGGtcgagacggcgacgacgggggttCGCCGGATGACCCCGGCTCAGTGAGCGCCCTgtcgcccttcgcggcgctgctcctGGGTTCTTTCACCGCGGACCCCGTGGCTCGGTCCCTGACGAGGTTGAGGTACTCCCGcctgcgctcctccgccgcgagcagcctGCGCCGCATCTCGTCCCGGcgctcctcagccttggccttgagctcgttctccttggcggcgcgagcagcctcgcgctccgccagcTCGCGTTTCCGCCTGGActcgatctccgccgccgccgcctccctcgcggcggcttcctgcgcccttcgcgcctccttctcgcggacgcgctcctcgagctcgcgtcgcttgcgttcctcgtcggtgacgcggcgttcctcggcggcgcgagccgcggattcagccgcctccgccgcccgccttcGCTCCTGCTCCAACGCCAGCCGCCtctgctcggcgaggtcgagccGTTCCCTCAGCGCGGCTCTCTTGTTCTCGGCGTCCAGCGAGTTGTACAGCGCGATCTCCTCAACCTTGCGCGTCTCCTCGGAAGCCTTGCGAACCACGGCGCTGATGCGCTCCTCCCTGGTCTCCTCCGCTCGCCTGTgcctcgcctcgagctcccgtTGACGCTCCAGCTtcgccctctccgcctcctcgagttcccgctgcgcgccgagctctcTGGCGCGCATCCTGTTCGCGCGGTCAATCTCGAGCTGCatccgcgcctccctcgcgcgttcgtGCCTCTCGCGCATCTCCGCTGAGATTTCCATCGGCGTTCGTTTTTTTCGCTCCGGGGACATGAGCTTGGCGTGAATCGGGTGGTTCTTGCCGCCGCGGTTCAtgaggcgggcggcgacgtcgccgtgcgagGGCTTGGGCGCCAGAATCTCGCGCCagtccttcttcgccgcccacGGGTTGGACTttgcggacgcggcgggctccCTCTCCTTGGCGTCGGTCGAGCCCCCGTCTTTGTTTGACGAGGCGGACCCCCTCTCAGATCCAGCCGGGGtggtcgcgcgcgtggacccgtcgtcgcgatccgcctcctcgtcctcctccgcctccgtctcccCGTCCGAGAACGCATCCATCGCGGGcaactcgtcgccgtcctcgtccgcccaCTTACCCACCGACCCGAGCGacaggcgcggcggcctcgcggcggccaggggCTTGGGGATGCTCGGGGGCTTGCCCGAGTTCGCCTGCTGCTTCGGCTCCACGTGCTGCTTCGGCTCCGCGtgctgcgccgcgacgagtcCGGATCGGGACCCGCTGGAGacccgagccgcggcgggcgccggggacctcgaccgaccgttacgaccgttacTCCCGCCCGAACCGTTTGCGGCGTTTTTGACGTTTTTCGCCAgaaacgccgccgtcgcgctcttctccgggctcccgccgccgtcgccgccgcccgcgaggctgCCCCCGCTGGacaccctcggcgtcgctcgcgcgggagacCTGCCCCTCTCCCGCCTGTTCTTGTTCTTGTTGGAGTTGTTCTTGTTCTTGTTTGTGGAGTCTCCCGCGTGCTGCCCGGCGGTCTTCTTCGCGTGATGCGTCACAGCCtttcccccgcgccccgccgtctgccactccccgtcgcccttgCCCTCCCCGGACGTCGTCCGAgcgtggcgcgcgtcgtccgtaTCAACGTCCGATATCGCGATCTTCGTGCGCCCGCCTGTAACGCCTGTAACGGTCGGTTTAGAACCCTtggcgctcgacggcggcgttgggTACCCGGTGAGCGCTGAGATCATCTCCGCGTGACGAGGATCCGGTCTCGCGTCGGTTCGTCCCACGTCCCACGAGATGCTCCCCACGCCGGTGAACTGTTCCTGCGTCctgagcctcgccgcgaggttggcaaagtcgtcgacggactcctccaggagctcgagcgcggcggccacctcggACTCGCCTCCCTCGAGCTCGCACAGGAAGTACACCTCGTCTATGGCGCGGACCATGTTGTTGAGCAGGTACCCCCACAGCCGCTCGCGAAACTCGCTCTGgatctcgtccgcgggcacgccgccggcgttaAGGGCGTGCCTTGGtgtgtcgtcgccgtcggactccgcgcgcgagccccgGCCGCtggtgcgcgacgaggaggcgcgcgacgatcctcccgcgcgcgacgagttGGCGAGTTGGGACGCGTTGctcagcgacgccgcgctggacgtccTGACGGAGcccagcgccgacgcgcccatcTCCGTTCCGTTCGctcccatcgccgcgctcatgtTCAGCCTTCTTCTGGGCtcccgaggcgcgcggtccgcgtccaccgcgccgagatcCGCCGAGTCGACCGCGACGGAAGATCCGGCGACGGTCGCTTTCATCGCCTTGCCCACCGTGCCGGAGGTTTGACGCGCGTACTCGatcgcgggtcccgcgccgaggcggttgagcgccgcgaggggatcccgcgccctcgccgcggcgaccaccgcggcgtctcgcgccttgagcgcgtggCGAGGCGCGCCCTGCGCAGCCTGCGTGGGGGGCGGATCGGAAGGCGGGGGGTGACGGTAAGCGAAGAGTCTCTTTTGGCATCAAAAGTGAAAAATCGAGCAACGGGCGAGTGTCGGTCGGCGGGGATATCGCGCTTgggatcggcgcggggatgCGCTGGGGAGAGCGCGGGTCGAGTCCGGGACGCACCTCGGCGTCTGctggcctcgtcctcccctGGGCCAtgtcgcgtcgccaccgccgcgactcTTTGACGACGAACCGAGCAGAGTTGGAGTTGACcgctcccgcgcgacgtTTGAATGCACAAAAAAATAAACCGACCGCACAGCATGTCCGACCAGCCGGGGTTGGAAATTACACTGAACGGGGGATAGCGCGCGAcagacggcgacgcgccgagggggcactcgagaaggcgaggacgcgctcccGAGCGGCCGCTAGGGTGCGACCTCGGCGAACGAAGCGCTCGTTCagcgggcgaggcgcggacAGCCCGGAAACCTGGCGGAATCGTTCCCGCGAACGGCAAGCACAGCAGGGGGCGGGCTCTGTTTTTAGTTGGGGAACAGTCGGGCTCTGAGGAGTCGCGGCTTGTGAGCGGGGCGCGATGGTGATCATGATACCCGTCGCGCAGATGAAGAGCACAGTGAGCAAGGTCGGAACGCAGATCGTGGTTTTCTTGAGGTGAGTCGCGGGCACCCCCGAACCCGCCCTCTTGCACGTGCAATTTTCCCGATCCCGCAACCAACGAACCACCAACAACCGAGCTGGCTGGTTTTCGACCCGACTCACCCGGCCCCGCCCTCcaccccccgccgcgcgatcgttCCAGGGTCGGAAGGAAGTGCCGCAAGATACTGTACACGATCCCAGAGATGGACGAGGGCCTGTGGGAGCTCGAAGAGATGGTGCTGAAGGAGTTTAACGTGCCGGTGCgtccccgcctcgcgcgcgcccgatgCAGAATCCCTCGTTTCCGCGTGAATTCCCGCCTCGAGCGTTGGCTGACCCCACCACCGACCTCCCGTTTCCCCGACGACAGCTCGAGATGATGCACGTGCGGAGCAAGGACCTGCCCGGCGGATACGTGCTGAACCACAGTCCTTACAGAGACGGcttcgtcgcgtcggagCCCCTCGCGTTTCCCGGTAAGGACCTCGAGGATGGCAGCGTGGTTTCGGTGCGGGACC
Encoded proteins:
- a CDS encoding predicted protein; the encoded protein is MRADFVELLVASGAVDALASLFALHDRPKQDVEPVPPAIIAGLRMLEALLDARVPAPGAELGEDHAAGIRSSSGAAAKPATSIVTDCESPAGSLIAALRETALAGLPSLLTSVLLQTEATLRIPVLQDPAAAARALPPNFVGVASSVLRLLNATARFGPEVAQDALSSPDLRVETHHLLSFILALCASEWDSAVANGAEAEKRRKSGKSSTDAPGEGRSDNARATAGELEDLLDQTVLFIGAFALLCPANQDMLCWGRAPTLMQRLPDLPFEYYSSPEKIAVLFPTLVSVAFGHATNRRLIAHELSLEMVRDFVREEAEARRDGKPGAAQRAGLPPQFAFAARFPRTLWGDASEYFEAA